In the Paenibacillus sp. FSL R7-0337 genome, AGCCCAGCTTACGGAGCACCCCGAGCGACGCGGTGTTGCGCGGATCTGCCTTGGCGTATAGCTGCTCCAGTCCGATTACATCGAAGGCGTAGTCCGCCATCGCCGCAGCAGCTTCGGTAGCATAGCCCCGGCCCCAGTGTTCACGCCCAATCAGATAATACAGCTCCGCATCCGGCGCCCTGAACTCCAGCACACCGGCCCCGCACCAGCCGATCAGTTGCCCGGTTGCCTTATCACAGATGGCAAATGAATACTTGAACGGCAGTTCAAACGGTGTATGATAGCTGAACATCAGCCAGCGGAACATCCCCTCATACTCATGCCTCTGCATGACCTCCATATGCATGAAGGCCAGCACCTCCGGGTTCTGCATTATTTCGAACGAAGCCATCAGATCACTTTCCATATAGGGACGGATGATTAACCGCTCTGTTTCGAGCTTCATCCTGGACAATGCCAGATTCATAATACACATAACCTCACCTTCAAGTTCTATCTGACACCCAGCATAGTTCAGGCGCAGGATAGTCCACAAGGTAAAAGATAGTTTAATCCGTTTGTCCCCTGCCGTTATTCCACAGCGTACGGAAGGACGGGCAGTCCCGGATCAGGGAATCGAAATCCCCTTCCCCCGCCAGCCTGCCTTGCTCCATGACCAGAATCTGGTCCACGCCGCTGATGAAATTCAGCCGGTGTGCGATAATAATGACCGTCTTATGCCTGAACTCCGCAAACACCGTCTCCATCAGGCTGCGCTCCGTAATATTATCCAGGGCCGATACCGGCTCATCGAGGATGATCAGATTCCGCTTTTGCAGGATCGCCCGGGCAAAAGCCAGCCGCTGACGCTCCCCGCCCGACAGCTTCAGCCCGCGCTCCCCAACCCGCGTCTCCAGCTTCTCCGGCAGCTCCAGTACCTTCTCCTTCAGGTGAACCTTATCCAGCACCGCATACAGCTCTTCATCCGGGACGTCTTGCTCAAACACCATGTTGCCCCGGATGGTAGTATCGAAGATCGGACTGTCCTGCGACAGATAAGAGATGTGATCATAGTAGCTGTCCAGACTCAGCTCGTCGATATCCGTGCCGTCGACCAGCAGCTGGCCGCCGCTTTTTTTGAGCAGGCCCGTAATCAGCTTAATGACCGTTGACTTGCCGCTGCCGCTTAAGCCCACCAGAGCCACTGAGGTTCCGGGCGCAACCGAGAAGGACAGCCGGTCCAGCACCTGCACCTCTCCGTAGCTGAATGATACATCCTTGAATTCAATGCTGCCCTCTAGCTGCGCAAGCGCCTTGCCCTGCTCCAGATTCCGGTCCTCGGGAGCATTCAGGAATGCCTCGAACCGCTGATAGGTGACCCTGTTCAGCTTATAGCCGACGAATAATACGTTGAAGATGGCGATCGGCGTATAGATTTTCTCAATGAACATGAACAGTGCGACCATGACCCCAA is a window encoding:
- a CDS encoding GNAT family N-acetyltransferase encodes the protein MNLALSRMKLETERLIIRPYMESDLMASFEIMQNPEVLAFMHMEVMQRHEYEGMFRWLMFSYHTPFELPFKYSFAICDKATGQLIGWCGAGVLEFRAPDAELYYLIGREHWGRGYATEAAAAMADYAFDVIGLEQLYAKADPRNTASLGVLRKLGFQVEQELAGLTGDYEDCNGELLHVLTKERFVERAFKAGNDHILRGRAMN
- a CDS encoding ABC transporter ATP-binding protein → MLKKCLVHLRGWAALYIVLGCAIQLLSSLGIVVFQRILDQAVAGTGFREILYGVVVYGMLLGLNVLLNYADEYPSAYLSNSITERLKIMALSKISRMDYSAYQNMGTGQMIKVIENGAAAGNSILFSFILHTLHELLPTILFSLLFISYYDLRIMLVIAGGYVVIFLLTNVLLKVLYRIKESVLMQQEAMSRYGVRGFMELVVFRTNKKYAQEIGRLNKAAQQIIRQSAKLQMIHESFFALFELFITVIKVVVLLYGVKNVVSGQASVGVMVALFMFIEKIYTPIAIFNVLFVGYKLNRVTYQRFEAFLNAPEDRNLEQGKALAQLEGSIEFKDVSFSYGEVQVLDRLSFSVAPGTSVALVGLSGSGKSTVIKLITGLLKKSGGQLLVDGTDIDELSLDSYYDHISYLSQDSPIFDTTIRGNMVFEQDVPDEELYAVLDKVHLKEKVLELPEKLETRVGERGLKLSGGERQRLAFARAILQKRNLIILDEPVSALDNITERSLMETVFAEFRHKTVIIIAHRLNFISGVDQILVMEQGRLAGEGDFDSLIRDCPSFRTLWNNGRGQTD